In bacterium, the sequence GGTTATTATAAAATTTTGGTTATGTGGTTTGTTTTAGTATTTTAGGATGATGGCTGGCAAGGAGGTTTGACATTAATCTTGAGAAACTATCAAAACTTTTCGTTGATTACCTTGTCTCGGAACTTTCCAGTTCACCCGATACTGTTGATGCTTACCGTCGCGATATAAAGCGTTTCGTTGAGTTTGTTTCCTCTCATGGTGTAGAGTCACCCGATGAAATCACTCGCGGACTGGTTAATTCATTCGTTCGTTACCTTTCTGATCTCGGGCTTGCGAGGTCATCTATTTCGCGAAACATTTCTGCGTTAAGGACATTCTGGGGATTTCTTATCCTCAACAAGTTTGCCCAAAGCGACCCTACCGAAGCCTTAACAGTGCAATCGGTGAAAAGAAAGATACCTGAAGTGCTCACAGTAGCGGAGGTTGAGAGGTTACTTGATGCAGTTGACATATCAAATCCACTTGGCATAAGGGATAGGGCAATTCTCGAGTTTATGTATGCGACGGGGGCAAGAGTGTCGGAAACCATCAATGTTAAGACATCGGACATACACAAAGAACAGAGGTTCGTAAGGCTTTTCGGCAAGGGTTCGAAGGAGAGGCTCGTTCCGATAGGGAAGCAATCCCTTTATTGGATTGAGCGATACATGCGAGATATTCGTCCGACTATGGTAAATAAGTATTCTGGCGGGTATCTTTTTCTTAATTCGCGGGGCAGAAAATTTTCTCGCATGGGAATATGGAAGATAATACGGAGATGGGCTGAAAAAGCGGGAATAGAAAAAAATGTGCATCCACACACTTTAAGGCACTCTTTTGCTACTCATCTTATTGAGGGTGGCGCTGATACCCGTGCTGTTCAGGAGATGCTTGGTCACATCTCTATTGCAACCACACAAATTTATACGCATATTTCTATGAAAAAGATAACAGAAACTTATTTCAAATATCACCCACGAGGTCGTGATGAAAGCATTTTGGCTGAAAATAGCGCTGATACTTCTGATGGCGAATCTTCCAGCAGCTATTGAGCTTATCCCGCAAATAGAGGGTTCACCGCTTACGGGAACATTTTCATACGGTATTTTCCGCGCTGATAGCTTAGTGGAGCTGAGGATAACACTGCAAATATCAAACAATTCTTTGCAATTCGTGAGAGAAGCTGACAAGAGATATGTAGCGCACTACAAAATTGTCGGGGTGGCATATAAGAAAAATGAACTATTCACGACTGCCGAATATGAGGACAGCATAATTGTTAGTGATTTTTCATCCACGAATTCGGCAGAACCGAAAAAAGCTGGACAAATCTCCATTTTACTTCCCAAAGGAAAGTTTAGGATCGTTGTTATACTTGAGGATTTGAATGCGTCAACTAAAGCGAGCGCATCGTTTAAAGTAAAAATCCCCGACCCTGCTAAGATCAGAATTTCAACGCCGTGGTTTTTCACGCCTCACGATTCTGTGCTGTTAACCAACAAAATACCAGTCCTATGGGATAGCATTGGCGTTGCTGCGTTCGTATACG encodes:
- the xerD gene encoding site-specific tyrosine recombinase XerD; translated protein: MNLEKLSKLFVDYLVSELSSSPDTVDAYRRDIKRFVEFVSSHGVESPDEITRGLVNSFVRYLSDLGLARSSISRNISALRTFWGFLILNKFAQSDPTEALTVQSVKRKIPEVLTVAEVERLLDAVDISNPLGIRDRAILEFMYATGARVSETINVKTSDIHKEQRFVRLFGKGSKERLVPIGKQSLYWIERYMRDIRPTMVNKYSGGYLFLNSRGRKFSRMGIWKIIRRWAEKAGIEKNVHPHTLRHSFATHLIEGGADTRAVQEMLGHISIATTQIYTHISMKKITETYFKYHPRGRDESILAENSADTSDGESSSSY